The genomic stretch ATTTAATATTTTCGAACAGCTTAACCCACTTTGTATGATGCGGCAGTATCGCTGAATGAAGCATATCTGGATTTGTGACGACTATGTGTCCGGCATTTCTAATAGCAGTTCGCACAGTTGGCGGTGTGTCGCCATCATAGGTATGCGTCTTAATGCCAACGTCCATTAAATCAGCAAGTGCCTGCAGCTCGGCTACTTGATCCTGAGCCAGTGCCTTCGTTGGGAACAAATAGAGCGCTCTGCCTTCTTCATTCTCAAGCAAAGATTGCATAACCGGCAAATTGTAACAAAGCGTCTTACCCGAAGCCGTTGGCGTGACCGCTACCACATGATGACCTGCACGCGCAGCGCGGTAAGCCTCGGCTTGGTGTGTATATAATTCGCTGATTCCACGTGAATTCAGCGTTTCTTTCCATGCATGATGCAGTCCGTCAGGCAACGGTGCGGTACGCGCCTCTCGCGGAGCAAGGGTTCGCCAGTGCGTCACATTGTCCATAATGTCATTATTTTGCCGCACTTGCTCTAACCACTCCTCCAATCCGGAGGTTTTGCCCGTAAACCGGTTCATGACCGTCTCACTCCCATCAAACGTATGTTTGTTTATTATCATTTTACAGAATACATGTTCGTGCTGCAATTTTAATTTAAAGAAAACGCGGTTCATCAACAATTGACAGTCGTTTTGGGAAGCGTTATAGTAATTTCATCCTCCTTATTTAGATGGTTGTCTAACTATCTAACCCTTTTATCAATTTACTTGAAAAGGATGGCTTAAATGTCAATTAGCCTCGCATTCAAAGCGTTGTCCGATCCGACTAGGCGCTTCATATTAGAATTATTGCTAGAGCGTGTTCGAACTGCTGGTGAAATCGCCGACCACTTCCAAATGACCAAGCCCAGCATCTCCCATCATCTCAATATATTGAAGCAAGCAGAGCTTGTTTCTGATGAACGGCAAGGGCAGCACATCTACTATTCGCTAAATCACACCATTTTCCAAGAATTAATGGAATGGTTCGTCCCCTTCCAGCACTCTAGAACCGGAAGGATTGGAAGGAATGAAATCTAGCCTGCTATCTTGGTTCGTCGTAGCAATTTCTATCGCGGCCAGCATTATCTGTTATCCCGATCTGCCCGAGCAGATGGCCATTCACTGGAATATTAGCACTGAAATTGACGGACTAGCTCATAAAGCCTTTGCACTCTTATTGCTGCCAGCTTTAATGATCATTTTAATCATCGTGCTCCCAAAAAAACAAAACTATCAGCGATACAAATCCAGCATACAAACGATGCAAAACGTCATTATACTAAGTTTTCTTGTATTGCATGGCGTCACGATCGCTTTTGGCTATGGAGTAGAAATTAATATTGTAAAAATTGTCCTTCCTATGGTCGGCATCATTCTTGCAGTAACCGGATTATATATGCCGCGTTTTGAGCCAAACAGCTTTATCGGCATCAAAACGAATCCGACACTCACCAATGAAATCATTTGGAGAAAGACACATCGGTCCGCAGCTAAGTTTTATGTATTAGGCGGTTTGTTATTGATTCCAGCAGCGTTCCTTCCTGCTCCTTATCAAATCATTAGTTTTTTCGCCATTATTGTCATTATCGTGCTTGCTTCTGTTTTTCTATCCTTCTATTTCAGCAAAGACCATAAATAAGCGAAGAAGGCGAGGGAGTCTCCCCTCGCCTTCTTCGCTTTCTACTCCTTAACGGCGTTTAATTTCAATGTGCATATGATCCGTTGCTGCTCTCGATGCTGCGAAATGCTCAGCTGCCTCAGCCTCTAATTGAGTTAAATCCTCATTACTGTAGCGTCCGCTAAAATGCGTCATGACCAATTGCCTAGCCTTAGCTCTTACAGCTGTTACTGCGGCTTCTGTCGTCGTACTGTGCCCGAATTCATGTGCTTTTTCCTCAAGCCCCGCGGCAAAGGTAGCTTCATGAACCAGCAGGTCAGCCCCCATAGCTAGTCGTAGTGAGCTCTCGCATGGTCTTGTATCCCCAAGCACGGTTATAACTCTCCCCACATGAACGGGACCTGTAACCTCCTCAGGCGTGACGATTACACCGGCTGGCGAGGTTATTGACTGCCCTTGCTTCACCTTACCGTAAAGTGGACCCGATTCAATTCCAAGTGCCTTCAGCTTATGAACGAGCAGCTTGCCAGGCTGATCATGCTCCGTTATTCGATAGCCGAAGCTAATTACACGATGATCTAAAAGGCCAACCTCCACTTTAAAGCGTTCATCTTCAAAAATGATCCCTTCATCACCTGTTAATTCATGGATGACAAGCTCATAATCCAAATGTGTAGCGCTCACATCAAATATAGTTTCAATATAGCGTTTCAAACCAATCGGGCCATACAGCTGAACAGGAGTAATTCCTCCGTCGAATGAGCGGCTGCTTAATAATCCAGGCAAGCCGTATAAATGATCACCATGCAAATGAGTTATAAATACAACCTCAAGCTTATTAAGCTTCAGCGGTGTTTGCATAAGCTGATGC from Paenibacillus sp. FSL H8-0548 encodes the following:
- a CDS encoding autorepressor SdpR family transcription factor, whose product is MSISLAFKALSDPTRRFILELLLERVRTAGEIADHFQMTKPSISHHLNILKQAELVSDERQGQHIYYSLNHTIFQELMEWFVPFQHSRTGRIGRNEI
- a CDS encoding DUF1648 domain-containing protein — translated: MKSSLLSWFVVAISIAASIICYPDLPEQMAIHWNISTEIDGLAHKAFALLLLPALMIILIIVLPKKQNYQRYKSSIQTMQNVIILSFLVLHGVTIAFGYGVEINIVKIVLPMVGIILAVTGLYMPRFEPNSFIGIKTNPTLTNEIIWRKTHRSAAKFYVLGGLLLIPAAFLPAPYQIISFFAIIVIIVLASVFLSFYFSKDHK
- the rnz gene encoding ribonuclease Z → MNMWFLGTGAGRPSKYRNVTAAALRLPEPDCSWWLFDSGEATQHQLMQTPLKLNKLEVVFITHLHGDHLYGLPGLLSSRSFDGGITPVQLYGPIGLKRYIETIFDVSATHLDYELVIHELTGDEGIIFEDERFKVEVGLLDHRVISFGYRITEHDQPGKLLVHKLKALGIESGPLYGKVKQGQSITSPAGVIVTPEEVTGPVHVGRVITVLGDTRPCESSLRLAMGADLLVHEATFAAGLEEKAHEFGHSTTTEAAVTAVRAKARQLVMTHFSGRYSNEDLTQLEAEAAEHFAASRAATDHMHIEIKRR